Proteins encoded together in one Marinobacter sp. Arc7-DN-1 window:
- a CDS encoding methyl-accepting chemotaxis protein, with translation MNAVASESRPRQPLVFRVSSVLVLVLFALVVMMPGFAMAGFGLAAVITGLAWWLGRDRVASAETPTEPDAGQSHGVLDISRDQPVGSGQAGRIAREHNELLASMRGALSDLRHHAVQVAVQSARLRKLTGEAQQSASKQEQVSELIAQSSGEGATALEDITQRTGSVSELNSRNLDGVRESNQALSQVAERIRQVNDQLLTFRETVAGLSESAGKIGKILEMVQGFSDQTNLLALNAAIEAARAGEAGRGFAVVADEVRQLAQKIASATGDVHQIISDMDARVGHTEKDTEQLLEQTDQAREEVTSTASQFDDMLQYIEQAHEELLSITSSVEEVSITNRQVHEHGNEIHHLGGELAKEIAESDAYSEQLRKATEASMALLARYRIGRGAFEEILEQRQALAAEFEQRLTELARQGVDIFDRRYEPVPNTSPQKYRTRFVDRFKQAFQDLTDRSKERLDGTVYSLLVDVNGYIPVHHRATSQPITGDPEKDLLYSRDQRLYNSNETEKRRASHTERFLLQTYIRDTGEILNDLSIPVHVDGKHWGAVIMGFNPDLLLAGNDRS, from the coding sequence ATGAATGCAGTCGCTTCGGAAAGTCGTCCACGGCAGCCTTTGGTATTCCGTGTCAGCAGTGTATTGGTTCTGGTCCTGTTCGCCCTGGTTGTGATGATGCCGGGATTTGCCATGGCCGGGTTTGGGTTGGCTGCCGTGATAACCGGGTTGGCCTGGTGGTTGGGCCGTGACCGGGTGGCCAGCGCTGAAACGCCGACTGAACCCGATGCGGGCCAGAGTCACGGGGTGCTGGATATATCAAGGGACCAACCGGTCGGCTCCGGCCAGGCAGGGCGGATTGCCAGAGAACATAATGAACTGTTGGCCAGCATGCGGGGCGCCCTGTCGGATCTGCGCCATCATGCGGTGCAGGTGGCGGTGCAGTCGGCCAGGCTGCGCAAGCTCACCGGCGAGGCGCAGCAGAGCGCCAGCAAGCAGGAACAAGTCTCCGAGCTGATTGCCCAGTCCAGTGGTGAGGGTGCCACGGCACTGGAGGACATTACCCAGCGTACCGGGTCGGTCTCGGAGCTCAATTCCCGTAATCTCGACGGGGTGCGCGAGTCCAATCAGGCGTTGTCCCAGGTGGCCGAACGAATTCGGCAGGTCAACGACCAACTGCTGACCTTCCGCGAGACCGTGGCCGGGCTCAGCGAAAGCGCTGGCAAAATCGGCAAGATTCTAGAGATGGTGCAGGGGTTCTCGGACCAGACCAACCTGTTGGCGCTGAATGCCGCCATCGAGGCGGCACGGGCGGGGGAGGCCGGTCGCGGTTTCGCCGTGGTGGCGGATGAAGTCCGCCAACTGGCCCAGAAAATTGCGTCGGCGACCGGCGACGTGCATCAGATCATCAGCGACATGGATGCCCGGGTCGGTCACACCGAGAAGGACACCGAGCAGCTGCTTGAACAAACCGATCAGGCCCGGGAAGAGGTGACCTCGACCGCTTCCCAGTTCGACGACATGTTGCAGTACATTGAGCAGGCGCACGAGGAGCTTCTGTCCATCACCTCTTCCGTGGAGGAAGTTAGTATTACCAACCGTCAGGTGCACGAGCACGGCAACGAGATCCATCACCTTGGCGGCGAACTGGCGAAGGAGATTGCCGAATCGGACGCCTACTCCGAGCAGCTTCGCAAAGCCACCGAGGCCTCCATGGCGCTGCTGGCCCGCTACCGGATCGGCCGGGGCGCCTTCGAGGAAATTCTGGAGCAGCGCCAGGCGCTGGCTGCCGAATTCGAGCAAAGGCTCACTGAGCTGGCCCGGCAGGGTGTGGACATTTTTGACCGCCGCTATGAACCGGTTCCGAATACCTCGCCACAAAAATACCGGACCCGGTTCGTCGATCGCTTTAAACAAGCGTTCCAGGACCTGACAGACCGCAGTAAAGAGCGCCTTGATGGCACGGTCTACAGCCTGTTGGTGGACGTCAATGGCTACATTCCCGTTCATCATAGAGCCACGTCGCAGCCGATCACCGGCGACCCTGAAAAAGACCTTCTCTACAGCCGTGATCAGCGGCTCTACAACAGCAATGAGACTGAAAAACGAAGGGCCAGCCACACAGAGCGGTTCCTTCTACAAACCTATATCCGGGATACGGGGGAAATTCTCAACGACCTATCGATCCCCGTGCATGTAGATGGCAAGCATTGGGGTGCGGTGATCATGGGCTTTAATCCGGATCTTCTGCTGGCTGGTAACGACAGGAGTTGA